The following are encoded in a window of Balaenoptera ricei isolate mBalRic1 chromosome 1, mBalRic1.hap2, whole genome shotgun sequence genomic DNA:
- the PUSL1 gene encoding tRNA pseudouridine synthase-like 1 isoform X6: MGAGSVRARYLVYFQYLGTGFNGVAAVRGAQHAIGVQNYLEEAAERLNSVVPVKFTISSRTDAGVHALSNAAHLDVQRRSGLPPFSPEVLLEALNTHLRHPAIRVLQAFRVPSHFHARHAAASRTYLYRLVTGCRRPDQLPVFERNRCWALRADCLDVAAMREAAQHLLGTHDFRAFQSAGSPATSPVRTLRRASVSPDPAGSPFVLPEESRRLRFWSLEFESQSFLYRQVRRMTSVLVAVGLGALMPAQVKVILESQDPLGRYQSRVAPAHGLFLKAVLYEGFGPASMCPQSPQHGGHR, from the exons ATGGGCGCGGGCTCAGTGCGGGCGCGCTACCTCGTGTACTTCCAGTATTTGGGCACGGGCTTTAA CGGGGTCGCGGCAGTCAGGGGCGCCCAGCACGCCATCGGAGTCCAGAACTACCTGGAG gAGGCCGCAGAGCGGCTGAACTCGGTGGTGCCGGTAAAGTTCACTATCTCCAGCCGCACGGATGCTGGGGTCCATGCCCTGAGTAACGCGGCGCACCTGGACGTCCAGCGCCGCTCAGGCCTGCCCCCCTTCTCCCCTGAAGTCCTGCTGGAAGCCCTCAACACCCACCTGAGGCACCCGGCCATCCG GGTACTGCAGGCCTTCCGTGTGCCCAGCCACTTCCATGCCCGCCACGCAGCCGCGTCCAGGACCTACCTGTACCGCCTGGTTACCGGCTGCCGCAGGCCTGACCAGCTGCCCGTGTTTGAACGAAACCGGTGCTGGGCGCTTCGGGCTGA CTGCTTAGACGTGGCTGCCATGCGGGAGGCCGCCCAGCACCTCCTGGGGACACATGATTTCAGGGCCTTCCAGTCGGCGGGCAGCCCGGCCACCAGCCCGGTGCGCACCCTGCGCCGAGCCTCCGTGTCCCCCGACCCTGCCGGCAGCCCCTTTGTCCTCCCCGAGGAGAGCAG GCGGTTGCGGTTCTGGAGCCTGGAGTTTGAGAGCCAGTCCTTCCTATACAGACAG GTGCGGAGAATGACATCTGTGCTGGTGGCCGTGGGGCTGGGGGCTTTGATGCCTGCTCAGGTGAAGGTGATTCTGGAGAGCCAGGACCCCCTGGGCAGGTACCAGAGCCGTGTGGCTCCCGCCCACGGCTTGTTCCTGAAGGCGGTGCTCTACGAGGGCTTCG GTCCTGCCTCTATGTGCCCTCAGAGTCCACAGCACGGAGGTCACAGGTGA
- the INTS11 gene encoding integrator complex subunit 11 isoform X2, whose translation MPEIRVTPLGAGQDVGRSCILVSIAGKNVMLDCGMHMGFSDDRRFPDFSYITRSGRLTDFLDCVIISHFHLDHCGALPYFSEMVGYDGPIYMTQPTQAICPILLEDYRKIAVDKKGEANFFTSQMIKDCMKKVVAVHLHQTVQVDDELEIKAYYAGHVLGAAMFQIKVGSESVVYTGDYNMTPDRHLGAAWIDKCRPNLLITESTYATTIRDSKRCRERDFLKKVHETVERGGKVLIPVFALGRAQELCILLETFWERMDLKAPIYFSTGLTEKANHYYKLFIPWTNQKIRKTFVQRNMFEFKHIKAFDRAFADSPGPMVVFATPGMLHAGQSLQIFRKWAGNEKNMVIMPGYCVQGTVGHKILSGQRKLEMEGRQVLEVKMQVEYMSFSAHADAKGIMQLVGQAEPENVLLVHGEAKKMEFLKQKIEQEFRLLPDAKKPRLLHGTLIMKDSNFRLVSSEQALKELGLAEHQLRFTCRVHLHDTRKEQETAVRVYSHLKSVLKDHCVQHLPDGSVTVESILIQAAAHSEDPGTKVLLVSWTYQDEELGSYLTSLLKKGLPQAS comes from the exons GGGCTGGCCAGGACGTGGGCCGAAGCTGCATCCTGGTCTCCATTGCGGGCAAGAACGTCATGCTGGATTGCGGGATGCACATGGGCTTCAGCGACGAC agGCGCTTCCCCGACTTTTCTTACATCACCCGCAGCGGCCGGCTGACTGACTTCCTGGACTGCGTGATCATCAG CCACTTCCACCTGGACCACTGCGGGGCGCTGCCCTACTTCAGCGAGATGGTGGGCTACGACGGGCCCATCTACATGACCCAGCCCACCCAGGCGATCTGCCCCATCCTGCTGGAGGACTACCGCAAGATTGCCGTTGACAAGAAGGGCGAGGCCAACTTCTTCACGTCCCAGATGATCAAGGACTGTATGAAGAAGGTGGTGGCCGTCCACCTCCACCAGACGGTGCAG GTGGACGATGAGCTGGAAATCAAGGCTTACTATGCGGGCCACGTGCTGGGGGCGGCCATGTTCCAGATTAAAGTGGGCTCAGAGTCTGTGGTGTACACG GGGGATTATAACATGACCCCAGACCGGCATTTGGG AGCCGCCTGGATTGACAAGTGCCGCCCCAACCTGCTCATCACAGAATCCACATACGCCACCACCATCCGAGACTCTAAGCGCTGCCGGGAGCGAGACTTCCTAAAGAAGGTCCATGAGACCGTGGAGCGTGGCGGGAAG gtgCTGATCCCCGTGTTTGCGCTGGGCCGCGCTCAGGAGCTCTGCATCCTGCTGGAGACCTTCTG GGAGCGCATGGACCTGAAGGCCCCCATCTACTTCTCCACGGGCCTGACGGAGAAGGCCAACCACTACTACAAGCTCTTCATCCCCTGGACCAACCAGAAGATCCGGAAGACCTTTGTGCAGAGGAACATGTTTGAGTTCAAGCACATCAAGGCCTTCGATCGGGCGTTTGCCGACAGCCCGGGCCCCATG GTCGTGTTTGCCACCCCGGGGATGCTGCACGCCGGCCAGTCCCTACAGATCTTCAGGAAGTGGGCAGGGAACGAGAAGAACATG GTCATCATGCCCGGCTACTGCGTGCAGGGCACCGTGGGCCACAAGATCCTCAGCGGGCAGCGcaagctggagatggaggggcggCAGGTG CTGGAGGTCAAGATGCAGGTGGAGTACATGTCCTTCAGCGCCCACGCGGACGCCAAGGGCATCATGCAGCTGGTGGGTCAGGCGGAGCCGGAGAACGTGCTGTTGGTGCACGGCGAGGCCAAGAAGATGGAGTTTCTGAAGCAGAAGATCGAGCAGGAATTCC GGCTGCTCCCTGACGCCAAGAAGCCCCGGCTCCTGCATGGCACCCTGATCATGAAGGACAGT AACTTCCGGCTTGTGTCCTCAGAGCAGGCCCTCAAGGAGCTGGGCCTGGCCGAGCACCAGCTGCGCTTCACCTGCCGTGTGCACCTGCACGACACGCGCAAAGAGCAGGAGACAGCCGTGCGCGTGTACAGCCACCTGAAGAG CGTCCTCAAGGACCACTGCGTGCAGCACCTTCCTGACGGCTCCGTGACCGTGGAGTCCATCCTCATTCAGGCCGCTGCCCACTCGGAGGACCCAGGCACCAAGGTGCTGCTGGTCTCCTGGACCTACCAG GACGAGGAGCTGGGAAGCTACCTCACGTCTCTGCTCAAGAAGGGCCTGCCCCAGGCCAGCTGA
- the INTS11 gene encoding integrator complex subunit 11 isoform X1, with amino-acid sequence MPEIRVTPLGAGQDVGRSCILVSIAGKNVMLDCGMHMGFSDDRRFPDFSYITRSGRLTDFLDCVIISHFHLDHCGALPYFSEMVGYDGPIYMTQPTQAICPILLEDYRKIAVDKKGEANFFTSQMIKDCMKKVVAVHLHQTVQVDDELEIKAYYAGHVLGAAMFQIKVGSESVVYTGDYNMTPDRHLGAAWIDKCRPNLLITESTYATTIRDSKRCRERDFLKKVHETVERGGKVLIPVFALGRAQELCILLETFWERMDLKAPIYFSTGLTEKANHYYKLFIPWTNQKIRKTFVQRNMFEFKHIKAFDRAFADSPGPMVVFATPGMLHAGQSLQIFRKWAGNEKNMVIMPGYCVQGTVGHKILSGQRKLEMEGRQVLEVKMQVEYMSFSAHADAKGIMQLVGQAEPENVLLVHGEAKKMEFLKQKIEQEFRVSCYMPANGETVALPTSPSVPGGVSLGLLKREAAHGLLPDAKKPRLLHGTLIMKDSNFRLVSSEQALKELGLAEHQLRFTCRVHLHDTRKEQETAVRVYSHLKSVLKDHCVQHLPDGSVTVESILIQAAAHSEDPGTKVLLVSWTYQDEELGSYLTSLLKKGLPQAS; translated from the exons GGGCTGGCCAGGACGTGGGCCGAAGCTGCATCCTGGTCTCCATTGCGGGCAAGAACGTCATGCTGGATTGCGGGATGCACATGGGCTTCAGCGACGAC agGCGCTTCCCCGACTTTTCTTACATCACCCGCAGCGGCCGGCTGACTGACTTCCTGGACTGCGTGATCATCAG CCACTTCCACCTGGACCACTGCGGGGCGCTGCCCTACTTCAGCGAGATGGTGGGCTACGACGGGCCCATCTACATGACCCAGCCCACCCAGGCGATCTGCCCCATCCTGCTGGAGGACTACCGCAAGATTGCCGTTGACAAGAAGGGCGAGGCCAACTTCTTCACGTCCCAGATGATCAAGGACTGTATGAAGAAGGTGGTGGCCGTCCACCTCCACCAGACGGTGCAG GTGGACGATGAGCTGGAAATCAAGGCTTACTATGCGGGCCACGTGCTGGGGGCGGCCATGTTCCAGATTAAAGTGGGCTCAGAGTCTGTGGTGTACACG GGGGATTATAACATGACCCCAGACCGGCATTTGGG AGCCGCCTGGATTGACAAGTGCCGCCCCAACCTGCTCATCACAGAATCCACATACGCCACCACCATCCGAGACTCTAAGCGCTGCCGGGAGCGAGACTTCCTAAAGAAGGTCCATGAGACCGTGGAGCGTGGCGGGAAG gtgCTGATCCCCGTGTTTGCGCTGGGCCGCGCTCAGGAGCTCTGCATCCTGCTGGAGACCTTCTG GGAGCGCATGGACCTGAAGGCCCCCATCTACTTCTCCACGGGCCTGACGGAGAAGGCCAACCACTACTACAAGCTCTTCATCCCCTGGACCAACCAGAAGATCCGGAAGACCTTTGTGCAGAGGAACATGTTTGAGTTCAAGCACATCAAGGCCTTCGATCGGGCGTTTGCCGACAGCCCGGGCCCCATG GTCGTGTTTGCCACCCCGGGGATGCTGCACGCCGGCCAGTCCCTACAGATCTTCAGGAAGTGGGCAGGGAACGAGAAGAACATG GTCATCATGCCCGGCTACTGCGTGCAGGGCACCGTGGGCCACAAGATCCTCAGCGGGCAGCGcaagctggagatggaggggcggCAGGTG CTGGAGGTCAAGATGCAGGTGGAGTACATGTCCTTCAGCGCCCACGCGGACGCCAAGGGCATCATGCAGCTGGTGGGTCAGGCGGAGCCGGAGAACGTGCTGTTGGTGCACGGCGAGGCCAAGAAGATGGAGTTTCTGAAGCAGAAGATCGAGCAGGAATTCC GGGTCAGCTGCTACATGCCGGCCAACGGCGAGACGGTGGCGCTGCCCACGAGCCCCAGCGTCCCCGGGGGCGTCTCGCTGGGGCTGCTGAAGCGGGAGGCGGCGCACG GGCTGCTCCCTGACGCCAAGAAGCCCCGGCTCCTGCATGGCACCCTGATCATGAAGGACAGT AACTTCCGGCTTGTGTCCTCAGAGCAGGCCCTCAAGGAGCTGGGCCTGGCCGAGCACCAGCTGCGCTTCACCTGCCGTGTGCACCTGCACGACACGCGCAAAGAGCAGGAGACAGCCGTGCGCGTGTACAGCCACCTGAAGAG CGTCCTCAAGGACCACTGCGTGCAGCACCTTCCTGACGGCTCCGTGACCGTGGAGTCCATCCTCATTCAGGCCGCTGCCCACTCGGAGGACCCAGGCACCAAGGTGCTGCTGGTCTCCTGGACCTACCAG GACGAGGAGCTGGGAAGCTACCTCACGTCTCTGCTCAAGAAGGGCCTGCCCCAGGCCAGCTGA
- the PUSL1 gene encoding tRNA pseudouridine synthase-like 1 isoform X4, with protein MGAGSVRARYLVYFQYLGTGFNGVAAVRGAQHAIGVQNYLEEAAERLNSVVPVKFTISSRTDAGVHALSNAAHLDVQRRSGLPPFSPEVLLEALNTHLRHPAIRVLQAFRVPSHFHARHAAASRTYLYRLVTGCRRPDQLPVFERNRCWALRADCLDVAAMREAAQHLLGTHDFRAFQSAGSPATSPVRTLRRASVSPDPAGSPFVLPEESRPSTEGRRNFAQPASKPPTPAKEPKPQGLSPWERSWPHHLPRRPRAHARTSASSCSQDPGGAAVPAPKQQSSGFSLPSTGFIYKGLGGSRWGPLGWDAGRPHWRVEAALRPRPHGRLCPQAVAVLEPGV; from the exons ATGGGCGCGGGCTCAGTGCGGGCGCGCTACCTCGTGTACTTCCAGTATTTGGGCACGGGCTTTAA CGGGGTCGCGGCAGTCAGGGGCGCCCAGCACGCCATCGGAGTCCAGAACTACCTGGAG gAGGCCGCAGAGCGGCTGAACTCGGTGGTGCCGGTAAAGTTCACTATCTCCAGCCGCACGGATGCTGGGGTCCATGCCCTGAGTAACGCGGCGCACCTGGACGTCCAGCGCCGCTCAGGCCTGCCCCCCTTCTCCCCTGAAGTCCTGCTGGAAGCCCTCAACACCCACCTGAGGCACCCGGCCATCCG GGTACTGCAGGCCTTCCGTGTGCCCAGCCACTTCCATGCCCGCCACGCAGCCGCGTCCAGGACCTACCTGTACCGCCTGGTTACCGGCTGCCGCAGGCCTGACCAGCTGCCCGTGTTTGAACGAAACCGGTGCTGGGCGCTTCGGGCTGA CTGCTTAGACGTGGCTGCCATGCGGGAGGCCGCCCAGCACCTCCTGGGGACACATGATTTCAGGGCCTTCCAGTCGGCGGGCAGCCCGGCCACCAGCCCGGTGCGCACCCTGCGCCGAGCCTCCGTGTCCCCCGACCCTGCCGGCAGCCCCTTTGTCCTCCCCGAGGAGAGCAG GCCCAGCACTGAAGGGAGGAGGAACTTTGCACAGCCAGCTTCCAAGCCCCCGACTCCTGCTAAGGAGCCCAAGCCTCAGGGCCTGAGTCCCTGGGAGAGGAGCTGGCCACACCACCTCCCTCGCCGCCCCCGAGCCCACGCCAGGACCTCGGCCTCCTCCTGCAGCCAAGACCCCGGAGGCGCTGCTGTCCCCGCTCCCAAGCAGCAGTCCTCTGGCTTTAGTCTCCCTTCCACCGGTTTCATCTACAAGGGGTTGGGGGGGAGTAGGTGGGGGCCCCTGGGGTGGGACGCGGGGAGACCACACTGGAGGGTTGAGGCTGCCCTGAGGCCCAGACCTCATGGGCGCCTGTGTCCCCAGGCGGTTGCGGTTCTGGAGCCTGGAGTTTGA
- the PUSL1 gene encoding tRNA pseudouridine synthase-like 1 isoform X1 → MGAGSVRARYLVYFQYLGTGFNGVAAVRGAQHAIGVQNYLEEAAERLNSVVPVKFTISSRTDAGVHALSNAAHLDVQRRSGLPPFSPEVLLEALNTHLRHPAIRVLQAFRVPSHFHARHAAASRTYLYRLVTGCRRPDQLPVFERNRCWALRADCLDVAAMREAAQHLLGTHDFRAFQSAGSPATSPVRTLRRASVSPDPAGSPFVLPEESRRLRFWSLEFESQSFLYRQVRRMTSVLVAVGLGALMPAQVKVILESQDPLGRYQSRVAPAHGLFLKAVLYEGFGKRWWRGEVPACTLLTDGPLPRLSPCRGRGSQWQCCPSLWPRGKPEPSSPSPTLALWGGRLRGRSRRQQRVERGLNSGAKAGGSAVLLKALAWPLQRLSRPQDDLGSVHRSCLYVPSESTARRSQVTPDTQQGQGSRGTLGPAAGRSQLCTPPCITHGPRQAPRLLSAWTCHKSPPARVGCQRWGAGDKRKHRKARHPNSLWWFFTGNQHPGSPPPHLLGAQEQK, encoded by the exons ATGGGCGCGGGCTCAGTGCGGGCGCGCTACCTCGTGTACTTCCAGTATTTGGGCACGGGCTTTAA CGGGGTCGCGGCAGTCAGGGGCGCCCAGCACGCCATCGGAGTCCAGAACTACCTGGAG gAGGCCGCAGAGCGGCTGAACTCGGTGGTGCCGGTAAAGTTCACTATCTCCAGCCGCACGGATGCTGGGGTCCATGCCCTGAGTAACGCGGCGCACCTGGACGTCCAGCGCCGCTCAGGCCTGCCCCCCTTCTCCCCTGAAGTCCTGCTGGAAGCCCTCAACACCCACCTGAGGCACCCGGCCATCCG GGTACTGCAGGCCTTCCGTGTGCCCAGCCACTTCCATGCCCGCCACGCAGCCGCGTCCAGGACCTACCTGTACCGCCTGGTTACCGGCTGCCGCAGGCCTGACCAGCTGCCCGTGTTTGAACGAAACCGGTGCTGGGCGCTTCGGGCTGA CTGCTTAGACGTGGCTGCCATGCGGGAGGCCGCCCAGCACCTCCTGGGGACACATGATTTCAGGGCCTTCCAGTCGGCGGGCAGCCCGGCCACCAGCCCGGTGCGCACCCTGCGCCGAGCCTCCGTGTCCCCCGACCCTGCCGGCAGCCCCTTTGTCCTCCCCGAGGAGAGCAG GCGGTTGCGGTTCTGGAGCCTGGAGTTTGAGAGCCAGTCCTTCCTATACAGACAG GTGCGGAGAATGACATCTGTGCTGGTGGCCGTGGGGCTGGGGGCTTTGATGCCTGCTCAGGTGAAGGTGATTCTGGAGAGCCAGGACCCCCTGGGCAGGTACCAGAGCCGTGTGGCTCCCGCCCACGGCTTGTTCCTGAAGGCGGTGCTCTACGAGGGCTTCGGTAAGAGGTGGTGGCGTGGAGAGGTCCCTGCTTGTACCCTGTTGACTGATGGCCCCCTCCCAAGGCTGAGTCCTTGCCGCGGGAGGGGCTCTCAGTGGCAGTGCTGTCCCAGCCTGTGGCCAAGAGGAAAGCCAGAGCCCAGCAGCCCAAGCCCCACCCTGGCcctgtggggagggaggctgaGAGGGCGTTCCAGAAGGCAGCAGAGGGTAGAGAGGGGCTTGAACTCTGGGGCGAAGGCAGGGGGCTCTGCAGTCCTGCTGAAGGCTCTGGCCTGGCCCCTGCAGAGACTGTCACGCCCCCAGGATGACCTGGGGTCTGTTCACAGGTCCTGCCTCTATGTGCCCTCAGAGTCCACAGCACGGAGGTCACAGGTGACCCCTGATACGCAGCAAGGTCAGGGCAGCCGTGGCACGCTAGGCCCAGCTGCTGGACGCTCCCAGCTCTGTACACCACCGTGCATCACACACGGACCACGGCAGGCCCCACGCCTCCTGTCAGCCTGGACCTGCCACAAGTCCCCGCCTGCCCGGGTGGGCTGCCAGAGGTGGGGTGCAGGAGACAAGCGCAAGCACCGGAAAGCGAGACACCCAAACAGCCTGTGGTGGTTTTTTACTGGAAATCAACACCCCGggagcccccccccccatctcctgggagcccaggagcagaaataa
- the PUSL1 gene encoding tRNA pseudouridine synthase-like 1 isoform X2, which produces MGAGSVRARYLVYFQYLGTGFNGVAAVRGAQHAIGVQNYLEEAAERLNSVVPVKFTISSRTDAGVHALSNAAHLDVQRRSGLPPFSPEVLLEALNTHLRHPAIRVLQAFRVPSHFHARHAAASRTYLYRLVTGCRRPDQLPVFERNRCWALRAERLRFWSLEFESQSFLYRQVRRMTSVLVAVGLGALMPAQVKVILESQDPLGRYQSRVAPAHGLFLKAVLYEGFGKRWWRGEVPACTLLTDGPLPRLSPCRGRGSQWQCCPSLWPRGKPEPSSPSPTLALWGGRLRGRSRRQQRVERGLNSGAKAGGSAVLLKALAWPLQRLSRPQDDLGSVHRSCLYVPSESTARRSQVTPDTQQGQGSRGTLGPAAGRSQLCTPPCITHGPRQAPRLLSAWTCHKSPPARVGCQRWGAGDKRKHRKARHPNSLWWFFTGNQHPGSPPPHLLGAQEQK; this is translated from the exons ATGGGCGCGGGCTCAGTGCGGGCGCGCTACCTCGTGTACTTCCAGTATTTGGGCACGGGCTTTAA CGGGGTCGCGGCAGTCAGGGGCGCCCAGCACGCCATCGGAGTCCAGAACTACCTGGAG gAGGCCGCAGAGCGGCTGAACTCGGTGGTGCCGGTAAAGTTCACTATCTCCAGCCGCACGGATGCTGGGGTCCATGCCCTGAGTAACGCGGCGCACCTGGACGTCCAGCGCCGCTCAGGCCTGCCCCCCTTCTCCCCTGAAGTCCTGCTGGAAGCCCTCAACACCCACCTGAGGCACCCGGCCATCCG GGTACTGCAGGCCTTCCGTGTGCCCAGCCACTTCCATGCCCGCCACGCAGCCGCGTCCAGGACCTACCTGTACCGCCTGGTTACCGGCTGCCGCAGGCCTGACCAGCTGCCCGTGTTTGAACGAAACCGGTGCTGGGCGCTTCGGGCTGA GCGGTTGCGGTTCTGGAGCCTGGAGTTTGAGAGCCAGTCCTTCCTATACAGACAG GTGCGGAGAATGACATCTGTGCTGGTGGCCGTGGGGCTGGGGGCTTTGATGCCTGCTCAGGTGAAGGTGATTCTGGAGAGCCAGGACCCCCTGGGCAGGTACCAGAGCCGTGTGGCTCCCGCCCACGGCTTGTTCCTGAAGGCGGTGCTCTACGAGGGCTTCGGTAAGAGGTGGTGGCGTGGAGAGGTCCCTGCTTGTACCCTGTTGACTGATGGCCCCCTCCCAAGGCTGAGTCCTTGCCGCGGGAGGGGCTCTCAGTGGCAGTGCTGTCCCAGCCTGTGGCCAAGAGGAAAGCCAGAGCCCAGCAGCCCAAGCCCCACCCTGGCcctgtggggagggaggctgaGAGGGCGTTCCAGAAGGCAGCAGAGGGTAGAGAGGGGCTTGAACTCTGGGGCGAAGGCAGGGGGCTCTGCAGTCCTGCTGAAGGCTCTGGCCTGGCCCCTGCAGAGACTGTCACGCCCCCAGGATGACCTGGGGTCTGTTCACAGGTCCTGCCTCTATGTGCCCTCAGAGTCCACAGCACGGAGGTCACAGGTGACCCCTGATACGCAGCAAGGTCAGGGCAGCCGTGGCACGCTAGGCCCAGCTGCTGGACGCTCCCAGCTCTGTACACCACCGTGCATCACACACGGACCACGGCAGGCCCCACGCCTCCTGTCAGCCTGGACCTGCCACAAGTCCCCGCCTGCCCGGGTGGGCTGCCAGAGGTGGGGTGCAGGAGACAAGCGCAAGCACCGGAAAGCGAGACACCCAAACAGCCTGTGGTGGTTTTTTACTGGAAATCAACACCCCGggagcccccccccccatctcctgggagcccaggagcagaaataa
- the PUSL1 gene encoding tRNA pseudouridine synthase-like 1 isoform X3, whose amino-acid sequence MGAGSVRARYLVYFQYLGTGFNGVAAVRGAQHAIGVQNYLEEAAERLNSVVPVKFTISSRTDAGVHALSNAAHLDVQRRSGLPPFSPEVLLEALNTHLRHPAIRVLQAFRVPSHFHARHAAASRTYLYRLVTGCRRPDQLPVFERNRCWALRADCLDVAAMREAAQHLLGTHDFRAFQSAGSPATSPVRTLRRASVSPDPAGSPFVLPEESRRLRFWSLEFESQSFLYRQVRRMTSVLVAVGLGALMPAQVKVILESQDPLGRYQSRVAPAHGLFLKAVLYEGFESTARRSQVTPDTQQGQGSRGTLGPAAGRSQLCTPPCITHGPRQAPRLLSAWTCHKSPPARVGCQRWGAGDKRKHRKARHPNSLWWFFTGNQHPGSPPPHLLGAQEQK is encoded by the exons ATGGGCGCGGGCTCAGTGCGGGCGCGCTACCTCGTGTACTTCCAGTATTTGGGCACGGGCTTTAA CGGGGTCGCGGCAGTCAGGGGCGCCCAGCACGCCATCGGAGTCCAGAACTACCTGGAG gAGGCCGCAGAGCGGCTGAACTCGGTGGTGCCGGTAAAGTTCACTATCTCCAGCCGCACGGATGCTGGGGTCCATGCCCTGAGTAACGCGGCGCACCTGGACGTCCAGCGCCGCTCAGGCCTGCCCCCCTTCTCCCCTGAAGTCCTGCTGGAAGCCCTCAACACCCACCTGAGGCACCCGGCCATCCG GGTACTGCAGGCCTTCCGTGTGCCCAGCCACTTCCATGCCCGCCACGCAGCCGCGTCCAGGACCTACCTGTACCGCCTGGTTACCGGCTGCCGCAGGCCTGACCAGCTGCCCGTGTTTGAACGAAACCGGTGCTGGGCGCTTCGGGCTGA CTGCTTAGACGTGGCTGCCATGCGGGAGGCCGCCCAGCACCTCCTGGGGACACATGATTTCAGGGCCTTCCAGTCGGCGGGCAGCCCGGCCACCAGCCCGGTGCGCACCCTGCGCCGAGCCTCCGTGTCCCCCGACCCTGCCGGCAGCCCCTTTGTCCTCCCCGAGGAGAGCAG GCGGTTGCGGTTCTGGAGCCTGGAGTTTGAGAGCCAGTCCTTCCTATACAGACAG GTGCGGAGAATGACATCTGTGCTGGTGGCCGTGGGGCTGGGGGCTTTGATGCCTGCTCAGGTGAAGGTGATTCTGGAGAGCCAGGACCCCCTGGGCAGGTACCAGAGCCGTGTGGCTCCCGCCCACGGCTTGTTCCTGAAGGCGGTGCTCTACGAGGGCTTCG AGTCCACAGCACGGAGGTCACAGGTGACCCCTGATACGCAGCAAGGTCAGGGCAGCCGTGGCACGCTAGGCCCAGCTGCTGGACGCTCCCAGCTCTGTACACCACCGTGCATCACACACGGACCACGGCAGGCCCCACGCCTCCTGTCAGCCTGGACCTGCCACAAGTCCCCGCCTGCCCGGGTGGGCTGCCAGAGGTGGGGTGCAGGAGACAAGCGCAAGCACCGGAAAGCGAGACACCCAAACAGCCTGTGGTGGTTTTTTACTGGAAATCAACACCCCGggagcccccccccccatctcctgggagcccaggagcagaaataa
- the PUSL1 gene encoding tRNA pseudouridine synthase-like 1 isoform X5: MGAGSVRARYLVYFQYLGTGFNGVAAVRGAQHAIGVQNYLEEAAERLNSVVPVKFTISSRTDAGVHALSNAAHLDVQRRSGLPPFSPEVLLEALNTHLRHPAIRVLQAFRVPSHFHARHAAASRTYLYRLVTGCRRPDQLPVFERNRCWALRADCLDVAAMREAAQHLLGTHDFRAFQSAGSPATSPVRTLRRASVSPDPAGSPFVLPEESRSCLYVPSESTARRSQVTPDTQQGQGSRGTLGPAAGRSQLCTPPCITHGPRQAPRLLSAWTCHKSPPARVGCQRWGAGDKRKHRKARHPNSLWWFFTGNQHPGSPPPHLLGAQEQK; this comes from the exons ATGGGCGCGGGCTCAGTGCGGGCGCGCTACCTCGTGTACTTCCAGTATTTGGGCACGGGCTTTAA CGGGGTCGCGGCAGTCAGGGGCGCCCAGCACGCCATCGGAGTCCAGAACTACCTGGAG gAGGCCGCAGAGCGGCTGAACTCGGTGGTGCCGGTAAAGTTCACTATCTCCAGCCGCACGGATGCTGGGGTCCATGCCCTGAGTAACGCGGCGCACCTGGACGTCCAGCGCCGCTCAGGCCTGCCCCCCTTCTCCCCTGAAGTCCTGCTGGAAGCCCTCAACACCCACCTGAGGCACCCGGCCATCCG GGTACTGCAGGCCTTCCGTGTGCCCAGCCACTTCCATGCCCGCCACGCAGCCGCGTCCAGGACCTACCTGTACCGCCTGGTTACCGGCTGCCGCAGGCCTGACCAGCTGCCCGTGTTTGAACGAAACCGGTGCTGGGCGCTTCGGGCTGA CTGCTTAGACGTGGCTGCCATGCGGGAGGCCGCCCAGCACCTCCTGGGGACACATGATTTCAGGGCCTTCCAGTCGGCGGGCAGCCCGGCCACCAGCCCGGTGCGCACCCTGCGCCGAGCCTCCGTGTCCCCCGACCCTGCCGGCAGCCCCTTTGTCCTCCCCGAGGAGAGCAG GTCCTGCCTCTATGTGCCCTCAGAGTCCACAGCACGGAGGTCACAGGTGACCCCTGATACGCAGCAAGGTCAGGGCAGCCGTGGCACGCTAGGCCCAGCTGCTGGACGCTCCCAGCTCTGTACACCACCGTGCATCACACACGGACCACGGCAGGCCCCACGCCTCCTGTCAGCCTGGACCTGCCACAAGTCCCCGCCTGCCCGGGTGGGCTGCCAGAGGTGGGGTGCAGGAGACAAGCGCAAGCACCGGAAAGCGAGACACCCAAACAGCCTGTGGTGGTTTTTTACTGGAAATCAACACCCCGggagcccccccccccatctcctgggagcccaggagcagaaataa